A DNA window from Mycolicibacter hiberniae contains the following coding sequences:
- a CDS encoding nitrate/nitrite transporter: protein MARSHLITQWNPEDAAAWAAGNDKIARRNLVWSTVAEHAGFSIWSIWSVMVLFMPESVYGFTAGDKFLLAATATLAGGVLRIPYSLATAAFGGRNWTMFSALVLLIPTTAMMVLLAHPGLPLWPYLLCAALTGLGGGNFAASMTNVNAFYPHRLKGWALAVNAGGGNLGVPLIQLVGLGVLATAGNREPYWVCAIYLVVLAVAAVGAALFMDNLDGQRADLTAMRSILPEPDTWIVALLYIGTFGSFIGFSFAFGQVLQINFAGSGQSPAQASLHAAQIAFLGPLLGSLSRIVGGRLADRLGGSRVTLAAFGGLFAAAGLLVGVSTLDDSRSGPTTGAIMAGYVLGFVVLFIVSGIGNGSVYKMIPSVFEARSHRLGLPERDRRNWARAMSGALIGFAGAVGALGGVAINLALRQSYMSSGSATPAFWIFLVGYVGAAALTWRRYLRRSDFAPQPARAALAPA, encoded by the coding sequence ATGGCTCGCTCGCACCTGATCACCCAGTGGAATCCTGAGGACGCCGCGGCATGGGCAGCCGGTAACGACAAGATCGCACGGCGCAACCTGGTGTGGTCGACTGTCGCCGAACACGCCGGCTTCTCGATCTGGTCCATCTGGTCGGTGATGGTGCTGTTCATGCCGGAGTCGGTATACGGCTTCACCGCCGGCGACAAGTTCCTGCTGGCCGCCACGGCCACCCTGGCCGGCGGCGTACTGCGCATCCCCTACTCGCTGGCCACCGCGGCATTCGGCGGCCGCAACTGGACGATGTTCTCCGCGCTGGTGCTGCTGATCCCGACCACCGCAATGATGGTCCTGCTGGCCCACCCGGGCCTACCGCTGTGGCCGTACCTGCTGTGTGCGGCGCTCACCGGTCTGGGCGGCGGCAACTTTGCGGCATCGATGACCAACGTCAACGCCTTCTATCCGCACCGGCTCAAGGGCTGGGCGCTGGCGGTCAATGCCGGCGGGGGCAACTTGGGCGTACCGCTGATCCAGCTGGTGGGGCTGGGAGTCCTTGCCACCGCGGGCAACCGGGAACCCTATTGGGTGTGCGCGATCTACCTCGTGGTGCTCGCGGTCGCCGCCGTCGGTGCGGCGCTGTTCATGGACAACCTCGACGGGCAGCGGGCCGACCTGACGGCCATGCGCTCCATTCTTCCCGAACCCGACACGTGGATCGTCGCGCTGCTCTACATCGGCACCTTCGGTTCGTTCATCGGGTTCTCGTTCGCGTTCGGCCAGGTACTACAGATCAACTTCGCCGGCAGCGGTCAGAGCCCCGCGCAGGCCTCTTTGCACGCCGCTCAGATCGCCTTCCTGGGGCCGCTTCTGGGCTCGTTGTCCCGGATCGTCGGCGGCCGTCTGGCCGATCGGCTCGGCGGTAGCCGGGTCACGCTGGCCGCGTTCGGCGGCCTGTTCGCCGCCGCCGGGCTGCTCGTCGGGGTCAGCACGTTGGACGACAGCCGCAGCGGTCCCACGACGGGCGCCATCATGGCGGGCTACGTCCTCGGCTTCGTGGTGCTGTTCATCGTCTCCGGAATCGGCAACGGATCGGTGTACAAGATGATCCCGTCGGTCTTCGAGGCGCGCAGTCACCGACTGGGCCTGCCGGAGCGCGACCGGCGGAACTGGGCACGGGCGATGTCGGGAGCGCTGATCGGATTCGCCGGCGCGGTGGGCGCACTGGGCGGCGTGGCAATCAATCTGGCGTTGCGCCAGTCATATATGTCCAGCGGCTCGGCCACGCCCGCATTCTGGATCTTCCTGGTGGGATACGTCGGTGCCGCGGCGCTGACCTGGCGCAGATATCTACGCCGGTCTGACTTCGCGCCGCAACCGGCCCGGGCTGCTCTGGCACCGGCGTAA